The following are encoded together in the Panicum virgatum strain AP13 chromosome 6K, P.virgatum_v5, whole genome shotgun sequence genome:
- the LOC120712395 gene encoding HMG-Y-related protein A-like isoform X2, translating into MATEEAAKPSPLPPYPEMILAAIEGLGDKNGSNKSAISRYIEGKYGELPPAHPSLLTAHLSRMKESGELIFFKNNYFRADAPDAPPKRGRGRPPKVRDPNAPPPPPKAPSAGSPRPRGRPPKPKDPLDAAVAQATAGMPKARGRPPKKAKTEAAAPAAPAGDGSVPVKRGRGRPPKVRPAAPSETAAA; encoded by the exons atggccaCCGAGGAAGCCGCCAAGCCGTCCCCGCTCCCGCCCTACCCGGAG ATGATCCTGGCGGCGATCGAGGGGCTGGGCGACAAGAACGGGTCGAACAAGTCGGCCATCTCGAGGTACATCGAGGGCAAGTACGGCGAGCTGCCCCCGGCGCACCCGTCGCTGCTGACGGCGCACCTGTCGCGCATGAAGGAGTCCGGCGAGCTCATCTTCTTCAAGAACAACTACTTCCGCGCCGACGCCCCCGACGCGCCGCCGAagcgcggccgcgggcgcccGCCCAAGGTGCGGGACCccaacgcgccgccgccgccgcccaaggcgccgtccgccggctcgccgcggcCCCGCGGGCGCCCGCCCAAGCCCAAGGACCCGCtggacgccgccgtcgcgcagGCCACCGCGGGGATGCCCAAGGCCCGCGGCCGCCCGCCCAAGAAGGCCAAgaccgaggccg ccgcccccgccgcgcccgccggcgacggctccgTCCCCGTCAagcgcggccgcggcaggcCCCCCAAGGTACGCCCCGCCGCCCCCAGCGAGACGGCCGCCGCCTGA
- the LOC120712395 gene encoding HMG-Y-related protein A-like isoform X1 — MATEEAAKPSPLPPYPEMILAAIEGLGDKNGSNKSAISRYIEGKYGELPPAHPSLLTAHLSRMKESGELIFFKNNYFRADAPDAPPKRGRGRPPKVRDPNAPPPPPKAPSAGSPRPRGRPPKPKDPLDAAVAQATAGMPKARGRPPKKAKTEAAAAAPAPAPAPAPAAPAGDGSVPVKRGRGRPPKVRPAAPSETAAA; from the exons atggccaCCGAGGAAGCCGCCAAGCCGTCCCCGCTCCCGCCCTACCCGGAG ATGATCCTGGCGGCGATCGAGGGGCTGGGCGACAAGAACGGGTCGAACAAGTCGGCCATCTCGAGGTACATCGAGGGCAAGTACGGCGAGCTGCCCCCGGCGCACCCGTCGCTGCTGACGGCGCACCTGTCGCGCATGAAGGAGTCCGGCGAGCTCATCTTCTTCAAGAACAACTACTTCCGCGCCGACGCCCCCGACGCGCCGCCGAagcgcggccgcgggcgcccGCCCAAGGTGCGGGACCccaacgcgccgccgccgccgcccaaggcgccgtccgccggctcgccgcggcCCCGCGGGCGCCCGCCCAAGCCCAAGGACCCGCtggacgccgccgtcgcgcagGCCACCGCGGGGATGCCCAAGGCCCGCGGCCGCCCGCCCAAGAAGGCCAAgaccgaggccgccgccgccgctcccgcccccgctcccgcccccgcccccgccgcgcccgccggcgacggctccgTCCCCGTCAagcgcggccgcggcaggcCCCCCAAGGTACGCCCCGCCGCCCCCAGCGAGACGGCCGCCGCCTGA